One Struthio camelus isolate bStrCam1 chromosome 10, bStrCam1.hap1, whole genome shotgun sequence genomic region harbors:
- the CIDEC gene encoding lipid transferase CIDEC isoform X1, translating to MLAQGTRRMLTQGSPGGCSLVAPCSGAGVSGWLCPLCWPCPPVLAPPPVPAGDWLRQQGRGLRGVEPVGGRYIGQVGWVGTASAGGVVSAGGSTVLLAEMDYAKSLSSRLTDPISKCVSASASMTQQLLWSPAPRPRPYRVCNWDRSLRKGIMARSLAELLLQVQSTLLAPEPVSLVLDEDGTAVETEAFFRTLEEGTVLMALSEGQTWCASKTPGYQLSLSRKPRRRIDVACITFDLYKTSPKDLGCLNVKATLYGTYSMSYDLRCYGAKRLMKEALRWTLFTMQATGHVLLGTSCYMQQLLDATEEPKEDHAESTPALQSLLPLPRSQTLQ from the exons atGCTTGCTCAGGGGACCAGGAGGATGCTCACCCAGGGCAGCCCAGGAGGGTGCTCACTCGTTGCCCCATGCAGTGGGGCGGGAGTGTCAGGCTGGCTCTgccccctgtgctggccctgcccCCCTGTTCTGGCTCCGCCCCCTGTGCCAGCTGGGGATTGGCTCAGGCAgcaggggcggggcctgaggggggtgGAGCCAGTGGGTGGCAGGTATATAGGGCAAGTGGGGTGGGTGGGAACAGCTAGTGCAGGGGGTGTGGTGTCTGCTGGAG GCTCGACCGTGCTCCTTGCTGAGATGGATTATGCCAAGTCCCTGAGTTCGCGCCTAACTGACCCCATCTCCAA ATGCGTCTCCGCAAGTGCCTCCATGACCCAGCAGCTGCTGTggagcccggcgccgcggccccggccctacCGCGTCTGCAACTGGGACCGCAGCTTGCGCAAGGGCATCATGGCACGGAGCCTCgctgagctgctgctccag GTTCAGAGCACCCTGCTCGCGCCGGAGCCTGTCTCGCTGGTCCTGGATGAGGATGGCACGGCCGTGGAGACGGAGGCTTTCTTCCGGACGCTGGAGGAGGGCACGGTGCTCATGGCCCTGAGCGAGGGGCAGACGTGGTGTGCCTCTAAG ACGCCAGGCTACCAGCTGAGCTTGTCCCGCAAGCCGCGCCGCAGGATCGACGTGGCCTGCATCACCTTTGACCTCTACAAGACCAGCCCCAAGGACCTGGGCTGCCTCAATGTCAAAGCCACCCTCTATGGCACCTACAGCATGTCCTATGACCTGCGCTGCTATGGGGCCAAGCGACTCATGAA GGAAGCTCTGCGCTGGACGCTCTTCACCATGCAGGCCACGGGCCATGTGCTGCTGGGTACCTCCTGCTACATGCAGCAGCTCCTGGATGCCACAGAGGAGCCCAAGGAGGACCACGCAGAGAGcaccccagccctgcagagcctccTGCCGCTGCCCCGCAGCCAGACCCTGCAATGA
- the CIDEC gene encoding lipid transferase CIDEC isoform X2 has protein sequence MDYAKSLSSRLTDPISKCVSASASMTQQLLWSPAPRPRPYRVCNWDRSLRKGIMARSLAELLLQVQSTLLAPEPVSLVLDEDGTAVETEAFFRTLEEGTVLMALSEGQTWCASKTPGYQLSLSRKPRRRIDVACITFDLYKTSPKDLGCLNVKATLYGTYSMSYDLRCYGAKRLMKEALRWTLFTMQATGHVLLGTSCYMQQLLDATEEPKEDHAESTPALQSLLPLPRSQTLQ, from the exons ATGGATTATGCCAAGTCCCTGAGTTCGCGCCTAACTGACCCCATCTCCAA ATGCGTCTCCGCAAGTGCCTCCATGACCCAGCAGCTGCTGTggagcccggcgccgcggccccggccctacCGCGTCTGCAACTGGGACCGCAGCTTGCGCAAGGGCATCATGGCACGGAGCCTCgctgagctgctgctccag GTTCAGAGCACCCTGCTCGCGCCGGAGCCTGTCTCGCTGGTCCTGGATGAGGATGGCACGGCCGTGGAGACGGAGGCTTTCTTCCGGACGCTGGAGGAGGGCACGGTGCTCATGGCCCTGAGCGAGGGGCAGACGTGGTGTGCCTCTAAG ACGCCAGGCTACCAGCTGAGCTTGTCCCGCAAGCCGCGCCGCAGGATCGACGTGGCCTGCATCACCTTTGACCTCTACAAGACCAGCCCCAAGGACCTGGGCTGCCTCAATGTCAAAGCCACCCTCTATGGCACCTACAGCATGTCCTATGACCTGCGCTGCTATGGGGCCAAGCGACTCATGAA GGAAGCTCTGCGCTGGACGCTCTTCACCATGCAGGCCACGGGCCATGTGCTGCTGGGTACCTCCTGCTACATGCAGCAGCTCCTGGATGCCACAGAGGAGCCCAAGGAGGACCACGCAGAGAGcaccccagccctgcagagcctccTGCCGCTGCCCCGCAGCCAGACCCTGCAATGA
- the ZFPM1 gene encoding zinc finger protein ZFPM1, translating into MSRRKQSNPRQIKRSLGEMEEGEDAAAGDASPSAREGAASDREGSAERDAPSPADGEPRRDLPEAEANDALESPKEPEKQDPGENPQEPDSWKGPDELELAVLEGESRVRARRSLPEGFSWGPFQGNVHSEPASPGQNETSPPVTLVLGDESCWLSRLPLVPAEPDANAVVYSKGEALWCKTTRAVREAEAVRAFVVAEPQAIPNHAAKAEPGDSPYPAALRSDIQLLPQQAGMAAILATAVVNKDVFPCKDCGIWYRSERNLQAHLMYYCASRQSAAAPAGDDKPKETYPNERVCPFPQCKKSCPSASSLEIHMRSHSGERPFVCLICLSAFTTKANCERHLKVHTDTLNGVCHSCGFISTTRDILYSHLVTNHMICQPGSKGEVYSPGPPAAKPLAPGLSPANNGPVLKCNLPGFLAEGLPALPPHVVLHGPLPAVLPAPEAKPAPAAPPQPASPPAGTLSPPAEPPDGQPRAPAADEPSSASSSSSSSSSSSSSSSAEPVPPVRVKQEPVDSPAGEAEEAKSGAQAEAAASPGSEPDASSRTSSPRSLPSGKVKSELASPTPGSSPVPSEPGAGTAGGTVFLPQYLFGHEAAVVPQASEILAKMSELVHSRLKQGHGAVPPALYAGAPAPKGATCFECEITFNNINNYYVHKRLYCSSRHLAEDGLAGARKLKAPKGEGQGDGDAGRAGTPPEPKAEAKAEEGRAKAGSPEAADGAAGRCSEDSQSPGSSVDEGDEDPSKTLCEACNIRFSRHETYVVHKRFYCASRHDPPLRRPSAAKAPFLPQPVRTRKRRKLYELHGPPGPARRPPEPPAPAAHAEPPAAAALPKAPSPSSSPDADGPIDLSKKPRLQGEAAPAPLLPLADYHECTACRVSFHSLDGYLAHKKYYCPATPLQPGTLEHLQKIKGAVLQGRRSPGSPGQDADAPRVKAEKTAPAGSPGAPGVKALAPPPAYAAGGDGPQRYPKGAKVPLSVCPYCPLNGAVKGDLLEHFRSAHGLFVAKPAAAPDAPAAPGRTPEPLLPAASPPRPPARLRRDSLSGREAKEAPANGSPRPPASPRPPASPAAPEVPREPGRQPPTPPAYTDKGVQTPPAKAVPGPVPNGNHRYCRLCNIKFSSLSTFIAHKKYYCSSHAAEHVK; encoded by the exons ATGAGCTGGAGCTGGCCgtgctggagggggagagccgAGTGCGAGCCCGGCGGAGCCTCCCCGAGGGCTTCTCCTGGGGCCCCTTCCAGGGCAACGTCCACAGCGAGCCGGCGTCTCCGGGGCAGAACGAGACG AGCCCGCCCGTGACGCTGGTGCTGGGAGACGAGAGCTGCTGGCTGTCCAGGCTGCCGCTCGTGCCCGCAGAGCCCGACGCCAACGCCGTCGTCTACAGCAAGG GCGAAGCCCTGTGGTGCAAGACGACGCGCGCCGTGCGGGAGGCCGAGGCCGTGCGCGCCTTCGTCGTGGCCGAGCCCCAGGCCATCCCCAACCACGCGGCGAAAGCCGAGCCCGGCGACTCGCCCTACCCGGCCGCGCTGCGCTCCGACAtccagctgctgccccagcaggccGGCATGGCGGCTATCCTGGCCACGGCGGTGGTTAACA AGGACGTCTTCCCCTGCAAGGACTGCGGGATCTGGTACCGGAGCGAGCGCAACCTGCAAGCGCACCTGATGTACTACTGCGCCAGCCGCCAGAGCGCCGCTGCGCCGGCCGGCGACGACAAGCCCAAGGAGACCTACCCCAACGAGCGCGTCTGCCCCTTCCCCCAGTGCAAGAAGAGCTGCCCCAGCGCCAGCTCCCTGGAGATCCACATGCGGAGCCACAGCG GGGAGAGGCCGTTCGTCTGCCTGATCTGCCTGTCTGCCTTCACCACGAAAGCCAACTGCGAGCGTCACCTGAAGGTGCACACGGACACCTTGAACG GCGTCTGCCACAGCTGCGGCTTCATCTCCACCACGCGGGACATCCTCTACAGCCACCTGGTCACCAACCACATGATCTGCCAGCCGGGCTCCAAGGGTGAGGTGTActcgccggggccgcccgccgccaaaCCCCTCGCCCCGG GGCTGAGCCCGGCGAACAACGGGCCCGTGCTGAAGTGCAACCTGCCGGGTTTCCTGGCCGAGGggctgccggcgctgccgccccACGTGGTGCTGCACGGCCCGCTGCCCGCCGTCCTGCCGGCCCCCGAGGCCaagccggcccccgccgcgccgccgcagcccgcctcgccgcccgccggcacCCTCTcgccgcccgccgagccgcccgaCGGCCagccccgggcgcccgccgcagACGAgccttcctccgcctcctcctcttcctcctcctcctcctcttcctcctcctcctcctcggccgaGCCCGTGCCGCCCGTCCGCGTCAAGCAGGAGCCCGTCGACAGCCCGGCCGGCGAGGCGGAGGAAGCGAAAAGCGGCGCCCAAGCGGAggcggccgccagccccggctcggAGCCGGACGCCTCGTCCCGGACCTCTTCGCCCCGCAGCCTGCCCTCGGGCAAGGTGAAGTCGGAGCTGGCCAGCCCCACGCCGGGCTCCAGCCCGGTGCCCAGCGAGCCGGGCGCGGGCACGGCCGGCGGCACCGTCTTCTTGCCCCAGTACCTGTTCGGGCACGAGGCGGCGGTGGTGCCCCAAGCCTCCGAGATCCTGGCCAAGATGTCGGAGCTGGTGCACAGCCGGCTGAAGCAGGGCCACGGCGCGGTGCCGCCCGCCCTCTACGCCGGCGCGCCGGCACCCAAGGGCGCCACGTGCTTCGAGTGCGAGATCACCTTCAACAACATCAACAACTACTACGTGCACAAGCGCCTCTACTGCTCCAGCCGGCACCTGGCCGAGGACGGCCTGGCCGGGGCGCGCAAGCTCAAGGCGCCCAAGGGCGAGGGGCaaggggacggggacgcgggccGTGCCGGCACGCCGCCGGAGCCCAAGGCGGAGGCGAAGGCGGAGGAGGGCCGCGCCAAAGCGGGGTCGCCGGAGGCGgcggacggggcggcggggcgctgcagCGAGGACAGCCAGAGCCCCGGCAGCTCGGTGGACGAGGGGGACGAGGACCCCAGCAAGACGCTGTGCGAGGCTTGCAACATCCGCTTCAGCCGCCACGAGACCTACGTGGTGCACAAGCGCTTCTACTGCGCCtcgcgccacgacccgccgctccgccgccccagCGCCGCCAAGGCGCCCTTCCTGCCCCAGCCCGTCCGCACCCGCAAGCGCCGCAAGCTCTACGAGCTCCacgggccgccgggccccgcgcgccgcccgcctgaaccgccggccccggccgcccacgccgagccgccggccgccgccgcgttGCCCAAGGCGCCGtcgcccagctccagcccggatGCCGACGGCCCCATCGACCTGAGCAAGAAGCCGCGGCTGCAGGGCGaagcggcgccggccccgctgctgccgctggcCGACTACCACGAGTGCACCGCCTGCCGCGTCAGCTTCCACAGCCTCGACGGCTACCTGGCGCACAAGAAGTACTACTGCCCCGCCACGCCGCTGCAGCCCGGCACGCTGGAGCACCTCCAGAAGATCAAGGGAGCCGTGCTCCAGGGtcgccgcagccccggcagccccggccaggACGCCGACGCTCCGCGGGTCAAAGCGGAGAAGACGgcgcccgccggcagccccggggcgcccggcgtcAAGGCgctggccccgccgcccgcttacgccgccggcggggacgggCCGCAGCGGTACCCCAAGGGCGCCAAGGTGCCCCTCTCCGTCTGCCCCTACTGCCCGCTCAACGGGGCCGTCAAGGGCGACCTCCTCGAGCACTTCCGCAGCGCCCACGGGCTCTTCGTGGCCAAACCGGCGGCGGCTCCCgacgccccggcggcgcccggcaggACGCCCGAGCCCCTGCTGCCGGCGGcctcgccgccccggccgcccgcccgcctccgccgggACAGCCTCAGCGGTCGGGAGGCCAAGGAAGCGCCCGCCaacggcagcccccggccgcccgcctcgccgcgaccccccgcctcgcccgccgcccccgaggtcccgcgggagcccggccgccAGCCCCCGACGCCGCCCGCCTACACGGACAAGGGCGTGCAGACCCCCCCGGCCAAGGCCGTGCCCGGCCCCGTGCCCAACGGCAACCACCGGTACTGCCGCCTCTGCAACATCAAGTTCAGCAGCCTCTCCACCTTCATCGCCCACAAGAAGTATTACTGCTCCTCCCACGCGGCCGAGCACGTCAAataa